A window from Fragaria vesca subsp. vesca linkage group LG5, FraVesHawaii_1.0, whole genome shotgun sequence encodes these proteins:
- the LOC101297545 gene encoding probable lysine-specific demethylase JMJ14-like, translated as MFSECQLLILALCLQVEGRVCLSKEAKSGSESLKRRRLQPMRSESIPEPVSFTNTMARSGGDALKAPAPCGVRIHGGANSVFRSNGASQGNDVFSKRKVDKFETNDLGWTEKIPECPVYYPAKEEFEDPLVYLQKIAPEASKYGICKIISPVSASTPAGIVLMREKAGFKFTTRVQPLRLAEWDNDDKVTFFMSGRNYTFRDFEKMANKVFARRYCSSGSLPPTYLEKEFWKEIGSGKTESVEYACDVDGSAFSSSPNDPLGSSKWNLKNLSRLPKSILRLLENAIPGVTDPMLYIGMIFSMFAWHVEDHYLYSINYHHCGASKTWYGIPGHAALQFEKVVKEHVYTHDIVQSDGADGAFDVLLGKTTLFPPSILLEHDVPVYKAVQKPGEFVVTFPRAYHAGFSHGFNCGEAVNFAIGDWFPLGAIASRRYTLLDRMPLLPHEELLCKEAMLLHASLELEDSERSSADLVSHNRVKVSFVKLMRFQHRARWILMKSGACNGVLPNTYGTVLCSICKRDCYLAYISCNCYMHHVCLRHDVRSLDLSCQRNPTLFLREEIAEMEAVASKFEEEEEVLEEIQGQGENGDDVYSYPLNWSQIAEEKGYSPYCNIEFELNHELPDTTELTGTTLDQSQEPAAPCSHGGKYSSPAVSEGSISYIASTLCSLSEPLESLCAANHGNANSKTVTPTSKRSAYESSRSSPSYDECSSVHPGSSNALELRPTDQGSDDSDSEIFRVKRRSSLKMEKRTISDASPSNVSENKGFKRLKKLQPDIRCGRSVPLQSSSTSNNKGAPEIASRDDRFARGNTISRGSTVPLSIKFKKLTNEDSVRRQRDHHRSDLRQLELGKSRREPPPIEIGLKRFKVKGPSFLASENRFN; from the exons ATGTTTTCTGAATGCCAGTTATTAATTCTAGCCTTATGTCTACAGGTGGAAGGTAGAGTTTGTTTGTCCAAAGAGGCAAAAAGTGGATCAGAATCTCTGAAGCGAAGAAGGCTTCAGCCTATGAGATCAGAAAGCATTCCTGAGCCTGTAAGCTTTACTAATACGATGGCTAGAAGTGGAGGGGATGCTCTAAAAGCTCCCGCACCATGTGGTGTTAGAATACATGGAGGTGCAAATTCAGTTTTTCGGTCCAATGGTGCTTCACAGGGGAATGATGTCTTTTCAAAGCGTAAGGTGGATAAATTTGAAACAAATGATCTAGGCTGGACGGAGAAAATTCCCGAGTGTCCTGTATACTATCCAGCAAAGGAGGAGTTTGAGGATCCTTTAGTTTATTTACAGAAAATAGCTCCAGAAGCTTCCAAATATG GTATATGCAAGATTATCTCCCCTGTCAGTGCTTCTACTCCTGCTGGGATTGTATTGATGAGGGAAAAAGCAGGGTTTAAGTTCACAACTAGGGTACAACCTCTTCGCCTTGCTGAGTGGGACAATGATGACAAAGTCACTTTTTTCATGAGCGGAAG AAACTATACATTCCGTGACTTCGAGAAAATGGCGAACAAAGTTTTTGCTCGTAGATATTGTAGTTCTGGGTCTCTTCCTCCTACGTACTTGGAAAAGGAATTCTGGAAAGAAATTGGTTCTGGAAAGACAGAAAGTGTTGAATATGCATGTGATGTTGATGGTAGTGCATTTTCATCTTCTCCCAATGATCCACTTGGAAGTAGCAAATGGAATTTAAAG AATCTTTCAAGGCTACCCAAGTCCATTCTGCGTCTTCTGGAAAATGCAATTCCT GGTGTGACAGATCCTATGCTATACATTGGAATGATATTTAGCATGTTTGCCTGGCATGTGGAAGATCACTATTTGTACAG TATCAATTATCATCACTGTGGCGCATCCAAAACGTGGTATGGCATCCCGGGTCATGCTGCCCTACAATTTGAAAAGGTTGTCAAGGAACATGTCTACACTCATGATATTGTACAAAGTGACGGAGCGGATGGAGCTTTTGATGTCTTATTGGGAAAAACAACTCTGTTTCCTCCCAGTATATTGTTGGAACATGATGTACCTGTCTACAAGGCTGTCCAAAAGCCAGGAGAGTTTGTGGTTACATTCCCTAGAGCTTATCATGCTGGATTCAGTCATG GTTTCAATTGTGGTGAGGCAGTCAACTTTGCAATTGGTGATTGGTTCCCATTGGGTGCTATTGCTAGCCGGCGTTATACACTTCTTGATAGGATGCCTCTGCTTCCTCATGAAGAACTCTTGTGCAAAGAAGCCATGCTTCTTCATGCAAGTTTAGAGCTTGAAGATTCAGAACGTTCTTCTGCTGACTTGGTCTCCCATAATCGCGTTAAGGTTTCTTTTGTGAAATTGATGCGGTTCCAGCATCGTGCTCGCTGGATTTTAATGAAGTCTGGGGCATGCAATGGTGTCTTACCAAACACTTATGGAACTGTTCTCTGCAGCATATGCAAGCGTGATTGCTATCTCGCCTATATTAGTTGCAACTGTTATATGCATCATGTGTGCCTTCGCCATG ATGTAAGGTCATTGGATTTGTCATGTCAGAGGAATCCTACTCTCTTTTTAAGGGAGGAGATTGCAGAAATGGAAGCTGTAGCCAGTAAGTTTGAAGAGGAAGAGGAAGTGTTAGAGGAGATTCAAGGTCAAGGTGAAAATGGTGATGACGTGTATTCATATCCATTAAATTGGTCTCAGATAGCTGAAGAAAAAGGATACTCCCCTTACTGCAATATAGAATTTGAGTTGAACCACGAACTCCCTGATACAACAGAACTCACTGGCACAACTTTGGATCAGTCACAAGAGCCAGCTGCACCTTGTTCTCATGGTGGAAAATATTCCAGTCCTGCAGTGTCAGAAGGTTCCATTTCATATATTGCATCTACACTTTGTTCTCTTTCTGAGCCTCTTGAGAGCTTGTGTGCAGCCAATCAT GGAAATGCCAACTCTAAGACAGTGACTCCAACTTCCAAAAGGTCTGCATATGAGTCTTCTCGGTCCTCCCCATCGTATGATGAATGCTCAAGTGTACATCCAGGAAGTTCTAATGCATTGGAGCTTAGGCCTACAGATCAAGGCAGTGATGATTCTGATTCAGAGATATTTAGGGTTAAGCGCCGTTCTTCATTGAAAATGGAGAAAAGAACTATAAGTGATGCCTCACCATCAAATGTTTCTGAGAACAAG GGATTTAAGCGACTGAAGAAACTGCAACCTGATATCAGATGTGGGAGGTCAGTGCCATTACAAAGCTCCAGCACTTCTAATAACAAAGGGGCTCCGGAAATTGCTTCAAGAGATGACAGATTTGCCAGAGGAAATACCATTTCTAGAGGAAGTACCGTTCCTTTGTCTATCAAGTTTAAGAAGTTGACCAATGAAGATTCTGTTAGGAGACAGCGAGATCACCATAGAAGTGATTTACGCCAGCTTGAGTTGGGAAAGAGCCGCAGGGAACCTCCGCCAATAGAGATTGGGCTAAAGCGCTTTAAGGTCAAAGGCCCTTCTTTCTTAGCTTCAGAGAACAGGTTTAATTGA